In one window of Methanococcoides methylutens DNA:
- a CDS encoding outer membrane protein assembly factor BamB family protein yields the protein MKKYNKIISIGIFVFITIIASCTPVIASDWMTFLKDNSNTGVTADEAPITTPENSVSWAKKVGYANTAPMVVGNNIYVASKQNVLAIDKITGDTIWQSDMHNLDIIGNPAYGNNKIFIPTSSGYIYTFDATTGEELWNISVGKSRYLLSPIKYEDNKIYFADSTDWSGSDGTYYCYDETGNQIWAYSSTASGSTGYYFAGAALINDYIVFGNSNGNLTSLYKINGTTVDEADIRTIWGDSDACFIRSSMTYSENNKRLYFTSTESGMEPEKGYCSAIGFNPSTGTFDTSDTVRAYIGPTTSTPVIFNNRVYVGNATTWGSATGTVFCLDGTDLSKIWTFTPEGDAKFQSSAAISTRYVDTDGSVYIYFTSNTADGSLYCLKDYEGNTNPIHRYTYLPSSTMQQFTLGSPVISDGRVYYTNNEVVGNGGYLFSLATAESLDPDTVDWNPWNDPDSEGMPDGTYITLTEVIDAYNCFRNGKPAPITGASIDLTKVIDMYNNFRYSTSM from the coding sequence ATGAAAAAATATAATAAAATAATATCCATAGGCATATTTGTGTTCATAACAATTATTGCATCCTGTACACCAGTAATTGCATCTGACTGGATGACTTTCCTTAAAGACAACTCCAACACCGGCGTCACAGCAGACGAAGCACCAATCACCACCCCGGAAAATTCGGTGAGCTGGGCTAAAAAAGTAGGTTATGCCAATACTGCTCCAATGGTAGTCGGCAACAATATCTATGTTGCAAGCAAGCAAAATGTCTTAGCAATTGATAAGATCACAGGAGATACCATCTGGCAATCTGACATGCATAATCTGGATATCATTGGAAACCCGGCATATGGTAACAACAAAATATTCATACCCACATCAAGTGGCTATATTTATACATTTGATGCTACAACCGGAGAAGAACTATGGAACATATCTGTAGGGAAGTCTAGATATCTCCTTTCACCTATAAAATATGAAGATAACAAAATATATTTTGCAGATAGTACAGACTGGAGTGGATCTGATGGTACATATTATTGCTATGATGAGACTGGAAACCAGATTTGGGCATACAGTTCCACAGCTTCTGGCAGCACTGGATATTACTTTGCAGGTGCAGCCTTAATAAATGACTATATAGTATTTGGCAATTCAAATGGGAATCTGACTTCCCTTTACAAGATCAACGGCACCACGGTTGATGAAGCAGATATTAGAACAATATGGGGTGATTCTGATGCATGTTTCATACGTTCATCCATGACATATAGTGAAAATAACAAAAGGCTGTACTTTACTTCCACAGAATCAGGCATGGAACCCGAAAAAGGTTATTGCTCTGCAATTGGATTTAATCCTAGCACAGGGACTTTCGACACTTCTGATACAGTAAGAGCTTATATTGGGCCCACAACTTCAACGCCTGTAATTTTCAATAACAGGGTTTACGTTGGAAATGCAACTACATGGGGCTCAGCAACGGGAACCGTGTTCTGCCTTGATGGAACAGATCTTTCGAAAATATGGACATTTACTCCGGAAGGAGATGCTAAATTCCAATCATCAGCTGCCATATCAACAAGATATGTCGATACTGACGGAAGCGTTTACATATACTTTACAAGCAATACCGCGGATGGAAGCCTCTACTGCCTGAAAGATTACGAAGGGAACACAAATCCGATCCATAGATATACATATCTGCCTTCTTCCACAATGCAACAATTTACACTCGGAAGCCCGGTTATATCCGATGGAAGAGTATATTATACTAATAATGAAGTGGTAGGAAATGGTGGATACCTGTTCTCACTCGCAACAGCAGAATCTTTGGATCCGGACACTGTGGACTGGAACCCATGGAATGATCCTGATTCTGAAGGTATGCCAGATGGAACATACATCACTTTAACAGAGGTAATCGATGCATACAACTGTTTCAGAAATGGAAAGCCTGCACCGATAACAGGAGCCAGTATCGACCTCACAAAAGTGATCGATATGTACAACAATTTCAGGTATTCCACATCGATGTGA
- a CDS encoding outer membrane protein assembly factor BamB family protein, with translation MIETFKKSSKLFCFGIAIAILIMTASTAVAETPEMYLVIEDGAGDGSGDSYSEVVNVYMANTAEDLYIDIEMENGPYTNAYMSLRPEFDLDMNSSTGDQDWSYTFGADYSGSFAFMHGYMRLINESNGEYISIPYTTEGSTYKIIIPFSELENKKYFGFKVHCSAPTGGDETQIITYRDQTSWNQFLNSAQHTGSPLRSAPDTNNMLWSAKPLNADQSLVSGSSVAIAEGKVFANCVGEIDMYGNPLGEIGALVAFDKDTGKEIWNATIDVAEWGSWSAPAYNDGKVFTSTGQDTNCIDAATGNILWTFTNPTGEASCNGGPAIADGKVICSDWQGNHYYCLDENTGNELWNHTVSGNAQSTPAIFDGKIVLTGWNEVYCLDMDGNLLWTVPNPSKSGNLCGSPSISDSSHPTTQLTDYIKGDYDSYGYSMVYLTTYDFYGDSNPALFALNLTDGSQIWNATIQRTDNTPTIAYGNLYVSGGCSGFSESQTFCFNATSGELIWSTAKEMNGIGDWTCSPTVADGKVFIGKPSGAYVGQNGLVALNAFTGEIIWESPNGGGTSAIADGVVYSIGGSATDVTLYAFGEETGDWNPWNDPDSEGLPDGTYITLTEVIDAYNCFRNGTPAPGTEASIDLTKVIDMYNAFRYESPM, from the coding sequence ATGATCGAAACATTTAAAAAATCTAGCAAACTATTTTGTTTTGGAATAGCCATAGCTATTCTGATAATGACTGCAAGCACAGCAGTAGCAGAAACTCCGGAAATGTATTTAGTAATAGAAGACGGTGCTGGAGATGGTAGCGGAGATTCATACTCCGAAGTGGTTAATGTCTACATGGCTAACACGGCAGAAGATCTTTATATTGATATTGAAATGGAAAATGGACCTTATACTAATGCGTATATGAGCCTTCGCCCTGAATTCGACCTTGATATGAATTCTTCTACAGGTGATCAGGATTGGTCTTATACGTTTGGTGCTGACTATTCAGGTTCATTTGCTTTTATGCATGGTTATATGCGTCTGATCAATGAATCAAACGGTGAATACATAAGTATCCCTTATACAACTGAAGGATCCACATACAAGATAATAATACCATTTTCTGAATTGGAAAACAAGAAATATTTTGGTTTTAAAGTTCACTGTAGCGCCCCAACTGGTGGAGATGAGACCCAGATTATTACATATCGTGACCAAACTTCATGGAACCAGTTCCTGAATAGTGCACAACATACCGGATCACCACTTCGCAGCGCTCCGGATACGAACAACATGCTATGGTCAGCCAAACCGCTCAATGCAGATCAGTCATTGGTATCTGGCTCATCAGTAGCCATTGCTGAGGGAAAGGTCTTTGCAAATTGTGTTGGAGAAATTGATATGTACGGGAACCCACTAGGCGAAATTGGAGCTCTTGTTGCTTTTGATAAAGATACAGGAAAAGAGATATGGAATGCAACCATTGATGTTGCTGAATGGGGATCCTGGTCAGCACCAGCTTACAACGATGGAAAAGTATTCACCTCAACCGGACAGGATACAAACTGTATCGATGCTGCTACCGGTAATATTCTGTGGACATTCACAAACCCTACCGGAGAAGCATCATGTAATGGAGGACCTGCAATAGCAGATGGTAAAGTAATATGCAGTGATTGGCAGGGAAATCACTATTATTGTCTTGATGAGAATACAGGTAACGAACTTTGGAATCATACCGTTAGCGGCAATGCTCAATCCACACCAGCGATCTTTGATGGAAAGATAGTTCTGACAGGCTGGAATGAGGTATACTGTCTGGACATGGATGGAAACCTTTTGTGGACAGTACCAAATCCTTCAAAATCAGGCAATCTTTGTGGAAGTCCTTCAATTTCTGATAGTAGTCACCCGACTACACAGCTAACCGATTATATCAAGGGAGATTATGATTCCTATGGATATTCTATGGTCTACCTGACCACATATGATTTCTATGGAGATTCAAACCCTGCATTATTCGCATTGAATTTAACTGATGGTAGCCAGATATGGAATGCAACCATACAGAGGACAGACAATACGCCCACAATTGCTTATGGTAACCTCTATGTCAGCGGCGGATGTTCTGGATTTTCTGAAAGCCAAACATTTTGCTTTAACGCTACTAGTGGAGAACTTATCTGGAGTACAGCCAAAGAGATGAATGGAATTGGGGACTGGACATGTTCACCCACCGTAGCTGATGGAAAAGTATTCATTGGAAAGCCATCCGGGGCTTACGTGGGACAGAATGGACTCGTGGCACTGAATGCATTTACAGGAGAGATTATATGGGAATCTCCTAATGGAGGGGGAACTTCAGCTATTGCCGATGGTGTTGTCTACTCCATCGGAGGATCAGCAACAGACGTTACACTGTATGCTTTTGGTGAAGAAACAGGAGATTGGAACCCATGGAACGATCCTGATTCAGAAGGATTGCCTGACGGGACATACATAACTTTGACAGAGGTAATTGATGCATACAACTGTTTCAGAAATGGAACACCTGCACCAGGAACCGAAGCTAGCATAGATCTCACAAAAGTGATCGACATGTACAATGCATTCAGATACGAATCCCCTATGTAA
- a CDS encoding outer membrane protein assembly factor BamB family protein has translation MITKLKIPYLKTFIFCAILLLSTLPMASANISDEDPDVFWTQFQHNALKTGTTYSSAPYSDPAVLWRGTTNPSQSAVSVTPVITDEMAYILISGGNVCAYNKTSGDLVWSSGTKDGSLQTSIPAYGNGKVIVAVNDHYNSGYLFAFNATNGDELWNVSVTEGNFACPVTYFDHRIYVADGLKGGISTKYYYCYDDNGNLLWKHANNDTAGFLWCGASIVEDYIIYPTHEGKLVSLYRTNGTFVDEVDITTDLSFSKPDLGRIRASVSYSDGYIYTTSEDTFTEGYIWKVGFDPVNGVFIDDGWGIRRGFSTSTPVVHDGKVYVGQGEHGYTGDLTCLNDSDGSLLWSYPTDAGVKCSPVISIQKNSAYVYFTGAKTNSSLYCVDQDGQLAWQYNPLDDYGYILQGAAISDEKVFFGTDGGYLYCLEEAPHEPPIPDFTADPTSGYDKLSVDFTDHSTNYPTSWNWDMDNDGIIDHTDQNPTHYYDTSGVYTVTLNVSNVYGNNILSKTDYIVVEADWNPWNDPDSEGLPDGTYITLTEVIDAYNCFRNGTPAPGTGSIIDLTKVIDMYNAFRYENPI, from the coding sequence ATGATCACTAAATTGAAAATACCTTATCTAAAGACTTTTATTTTCTGTGCCATACTCCTTCTTTCAACATTGCCAATGGCATCAGCAAACATTTCAGATGAAGATCCGGATGTTTTCTGGACACAGTTCCAGCATAATGCATTGAAAACAGGTACTACATACTCTTCCGCACCATATTCGGACCCGGCAGTACTATGGAGAGGAACTACGAACCCGTCACAATCTGCTGTCAGTGTCACGCCGGTGATAACAGATGAAATGGCATACATACTCATATCAGGAGGAAATGTATGTGCTTACAATAAGACCAGCGGGGATCTTGTCTGGAGCTCAGGAACAAAGGACGGATCACTTCAAACATCGATCCCGGCCTATGGAAACGGAAAAGTGATTGTTGCTGTGAACGATCATTATAACAGCGGTTACCTTTTCGCTTTTAATGCAACTAATGGTGACGAACTCTGGAACGTTTCAGTAACAGAAGGGAATTTTGCATGTCCTGTGACATATTTCGACCATCGCATATATGTTGCAGATGGGCTTAAAGGTGGAATTTCCACAAAATATTATTACTGTTATGATGACAACGGAAACCTACTCTGGAAACATGCAAACAATGATACTGCGGGCTTCCTCTGGTGTGGTGCTTCAATTGTTGAAGATTACATTATCTATCCAACCCATGAAGGAAAGCTTGTCAGCCTTTACAGGACCAACGGGACATTTGTCGATGAAGTAGATATTACAACAGACCTTTCATTCTCCAAACCGGATCTGGGAAGGATAAGAGCATCGGTTTCTTACAGTGACGGATATATATACACGACTTCAGAAGATACATTCACAGAAGGTTATATCTGGAAAGTTGGATTTGACCCTGTAAATGGAGTTTTCATCGATGATGGGTGGGGTATCAGGCGAGGATTCAGCACATCAACCCCGGTAGTACACGATGGAAAAGTCTATGTGGGTCAGGGAGAGCATGGATATACAGGCGATCTTACATGTCTTAACGATTCAGATGGCAGCCTGTTATGGTCATATCCTACAGATGCAGGAGTAAAATGTTCACCTGTGATATCAATACAGAAAAATTCCGCATACGTGTACTTTACAGGTGCAAAGACTAACAGTAGTCTCTATTGCGTGGATCAGGACGGACAGCTTGCATGGCAGTATAATCCACTTGATGATTATGGATATATCCTGCAGGGAGCTGCCATATCTGACGAAAAGGTCTTTTTCGGAACAGATGGAGGATATCTTTATTGTCTTGAAGAAGCCCCACACGAACCACCTATACCGGATTTTACTGCAGATCCCACATCAGGATATGACAAGCTTTCTGTTGATTTCACCGACCATTCAACGAATTATCCAACCTCATGGAACTGGGATATGGATAATGACGGTATCATTGATCATACTGATCAAAACCCGACACATTACTATGATACTTCTGGCGTTTATACCGTGACCCTCAACGTTAGTAATGTCTATGGTAACAATATTCTCTCAAAAACTGACTACATTGTTGTGGAAGCGGACTGGAACCCCTGGAACGATCCAGATTCTGAAGGATTGCCTGACGGGACATACATCACTTTAACAGAGGTTATCGATGCGTACAACTGTTTCAGAAATGGAACACCTGCACCAGGAACCGGATCTATTATAGACCTTACAAAAGTGATCGATATGTACAATGCATTCAGATATGAAAATCCGATATAA